One Panicum virgatum strain AP13 chromosome 9K, P.virgatum_v5, whole genome shotgun sequence genomic region harbors:
- the LOC120647978 gene encoding glycine-rich cell wall structural protein 1.0-like has product MPLLHRAQRTSRSKLTVQHLRLQGGAPVLHLAATARTHQLQGQKNEEKKSNTDPPDDTADGRIRHPRASSSKPAARSATGRIPRLADPGGDRDGARGGRVRGTWRMTAPKGGAGRIPRRRRGGANGGGQEVGSPGGGGGRGQQPVAGEEGEGQRTATGGETERMAGSRGGCPGGGGARGQRPLAGDEDEGQRTAATGGSRGQRGGAEAR; this is encoded by the coding sequence ATGCCGCTGCTCCATCGAGCTCAGAGGACTTCGCGGTCCAAACTCACCGTCCAACACCTCCGCCTCCAGGGCGGCGCCCCCgtgctccacctcgccgccaccgcaagAACCCACCAACTCCAGGGacaaaaaaatgaagaaaaaaaatccaacaCAGATCCACCGGACGACACCGCTGACGGCCGGATCCGCCAcccgcgcgcctcctcctccaagcCAGCGGCCAGATCCGCCACCGGTCGCATCCCCCGCCTGGCGGATCCCGGCGGCGATCGGGATGGAGCGAGAGGGGGAAGGGTCCGGGGAACCTGGCGGATGACGGCGCCGAAGGGCGGAGCCGGTCGGatcccccgccggcggcggggcggagctaaCGGCGGGGGTCAAGAGGTGGGGAGcccgggagggggcggcggccgagggcaGCAACCGGtggcgggggaggagggcgaggggcagaggacggcgaccggcggcgagaCGGAGCGAATGGCGGGGTCGAGAGGTGGGTGCCCGGGAGGGGGCGGTGCCCGAGGGCAGCGACCGCTGGCGGGGGACGAGGACGAGGGGCAGAGGACGGCGGCCACCGGCGGGAGCAGAGGGCAGCGGGGCGGTGCCGAGGCACGCTAG